A window of Actinomadura viridis genomic DNA:
CGGGGTGGCGCACGTGGAGATCGACGCCGAGGCCCGCCTCGATCTCGTCCGCAGGCTGAACGTGGTCCGCACCCCCACCGTGCTGGTCCTGGACGCGGGCGGGCGGATCGTCCAGAGGGCCTCCGGACAGCCGCGCAAGGCCGATGTGATCGCCGCCCTCGGCCTGGCCATCACGTGAACGGGACCGCGTTGACCTGCGCCGAGGCCGATGTCACCGTCTCGAAAGCCGAGACGGATGTGACAGCGCCACGTTCGTCGGCTTACCATCGGACCGTGCGTTACCGGACAGAGCAGCTGCTCACGAAGCGACGCGCGGTCGACTTCTGCCGCGTGTCCGCCTCGCTCTGTCGCATGGCCTGAGGCATCGAGCCCCGCCGTTTCCCGAGCATTTCGACTTTCTCGCTCGTACGCACTCATCTTCTCCGCCAGGAGCCCCGATGCAGGTTGATCCGCGCGGGCAGCGCTTCGCCGCGGCCGTCACGTCGGTGATGCTCATCGCGGTCCTGGTCACCGGAAGCTGGTTGCTGCTCGCCGCCCAGGCCGTGGTGTTCGCGCTCGCGACCTTCCTCGGTCTCCGCTACGCGCCGTACGGGCTGGTCTACCGGGTGCTGATCCGGCCCCGGCTCTCCCCTCCGGGGGAGCTGGAGGACGCGGCCCCGCCCCGGTTCGCCCAGGGCGTCGGCCTCGGATTCGCCCTGGTCGGCATGGTCGGTTACGCCCTGGGGGTCCCCTGGCTCGGCATCGGTGCCACCGCCTGCGCGCTGGGGGCGGCGTTCCTGAACGCGGTGTTCGGGTTCTGCCTCGGCTGCGAGATGTATCCGCTGATCCGCCGCATCACCACGAAGATCCGCAACAGGGAGGTTCCCGCATGA
This region includes:
- a CDS encoding thioredoxin family protein → MEQRDDRGDDRIGPSDLGAELGERATLVQFSSAFCAPCRSTRRVLGEVAGMVGGVAHVEIDAEARLDLVRRLNVVRTPTVLVLDAGGRIVQRASGQPRKADVIAALGLAIT
- a CDS encoding DUF4395 domain-containing protein, with the protein product MQVDPRGQRFAAAVTSVMLIAVLVTGSWLLLAAQAVVFALATFLGLRYAPYGLVYRVLIRPRLSPPGELEDAAPPRFAQGVGLGFALVGMVGYALGVPWLGIGATACALGAAFLNAVFGFCLGCEMYPLIRRITTKIRNREVPA